One genomic region from Pseudoduganella lutea encodes:
- a CDS encoding DNA recombination protein RmuC: protein MEIYALLALAIAILAVQIVILVRGNNGSAGRDGDIAERLERVEREVRMQLQATAQAQRQEMGNLLAQSHAATVQQLDGMRRQIEVLTESNARRMAEVRATLETRIRDLQADNSARLEEMRQTVDEKLHATLESRLTESFRQVSDRLERVHQGLGEMQQLALGVGDLKRVLTNVKTRGTWGEVQLEMLLEQVLTPDQYAKNVETVAGTNARVEFALKLPGQKDGGPPVWMPIDAKFPKEQYERLLEAAERADAEGVALAGRELERAVRTEAKTIADKYVCPPQTTDFAILFLPTEGLYAEVMRRPGLADELQRVNRISIAGPSTLTALLNSLQMGFRTLALEKRSSEVWQVLGAVKTEFSKFGDVLAATKTTLERAAKNIESAEVRSRQMAKKLKSVEALPAEAAELLLGRQVETELDITDN, encoded by the coding sequence ATGGAAATCTACGCCTTGCTGGCGCTGGCCATCGCGATTCTTGCGGTGCAGATCGTCATTCTCGTTCGCGGCAACAATGGCAGCGCCGGCAGAGATGGCGACATCGCCGAACGCCTGGAACGGGTCGAGCGCGAAGTGCGCATGCAATTGCAGGCCACCGCCCAGGCCCAGCGGCAGGAGATGGGTAACCTGCTCGCCCAGTCCCACGCCGCCACCGTCCAGCAGCTCGACGGCATGCGCCGCCAGATCGAAGTATTGACGGAGTCGAATGCGCGTCGCATGGCCGAAGTGCGCGCGACGCTGGAAACGCGCATCCGCGACCTGCAGGCCGATAACTCGGCGCGGCTGGAAGAGATGCGCCAGACCGTCGATGAAAAGTTGCATGCTACGCTGGAATCGCGGCTCACGGAATCGTTCAGGCAGGTATCGGACCGGCTGGAGCGCGTGCACCAGGGCCTGGGCGAGATGCAGCAGCTGGCGCTGGGCGTGGGCGACCTGAAACGCGTGCTCACGAACGTGAAAACCCGCGGCACATGGGGTGAAGTGCAGCTCGAAATGCTGCTCGAACAAGTGCTGACGCCCGACCAGTATGCTAAAAACGTGGAAACGGTGGCCGGCACGAATGCGCGCGTGGAATTCGCGCTGAAATTGCCGGGCCAGAAGGACGGCGGGCCGCCGGTCTGGATGCCGATCGACGCCAAGTTTCCAAAGGAGCAGTACGAACGGCTGCTGGAGGCGGCCGAGCGGGCCGATGCCGAGGGCGTGGCGCTGGCCGGCCGCGAACTGGAACGGGCGGTGCGCACCGAAGCGAAAACCATCGCGGACAAATACGTGTGCCCGCCGCAGACGACCGATTTCGCGATCCTGTTCCTGCCGACCGAGGGGCTGTATGCGGAGGTGATGCGGCGCCCGGGCCTGGCGGACGAGCTGCAGCGCGTGAACCGCATCAGCATTGCCGGCCCATCCACGCTGACGGCGCTGCTGAACAGCCTGCAGATGGGGTTCCGGACGCTGGCGCTGGAAAAGCGTTCGTCCGAAGTGTGGCAGGTGCTGGGCGCGGTCAAGACGGAATTCAGCAAGTTCGGCGACGTGCTGGCAGCCACGAAAACCACGCTGGAACGCGCCGCGAAGAACATCGAATCGGCGGAAGTACGCAGCCGCCAGATGGCAAAGAAACTGAAATCCGTCGAGGCACTGCCGGCCGAGGCGGCGGAACTGTTGCTGGGCCGGCAGGTCGAAACCGAACTGGACATTACAGACAACTGA
- the moeA gene encoding molybdopterin molybdotransferase MoeA — MPVRRARDVIERFVRPVRGVEKVALRAALGRVLAEDVISPISVPAHDNSAMDGFAFAGAQLSPDHPTKLKVIGTDFAGRPSGLRPGPGQCLRIMTGAVMPAGCDTVLPQERAEGIEDDCVTIAPRSVRTGDNRRLAGEDLMAGRPALVAGKLIRPADLGLIASLGIAEVAVRRRLRVAFFSTGDELRSVGEPLAQGCVYDSNRYTLFGMLTRLGCELVDMGLVKDDPAALEAALRDACHSADAIVTSGGVSAGAADYTRDIMARLGDVAFWTIGMRPGRPMAFGRIGADGREAFLFGLPGNPVAVMVSFYFFARPALLRMMGADAPADLLVQACSAEPIRKRQGRTEFQRGVLSIAPDGKREVRITGAQGSGILRSMTEANCIVVLPDERGNVAAGEPVEVLLFEGLV, encoded by the coding sequence ATGCCGGTGCGGCGCGCGCGCGATGTCATCGAACGATTCGTGCGGCCCGTGCGCGGCGTGGAGAAAGTGGCGCTGCGCGCCGCGCTGGGCCGCGTGCTGGCCGAGGACGTGATCTCGCCGATCAGCGTGCCCGCACACGACAATTCCGCGATGGATGGCTTTGCATTCGCCGGCGCCCAGCTTTCGCCCGACCATCCGACCAAGCTGAAGGTGATCGGCACCGATTTCGCCGGACGCCCGTCCGGCCTGCGCCCCGGCCCCGGCCAGTGCCTGCGCATCATGACGGGCGCGGTCATGCCCGCCGGCTGCGACACGGTGCTGCCGCAGGAGCGCGCGGAAGGCATCGAGGATGACTGCGTGACGATCGCGCCGCGCAGCGTGCGCACCGGCGACAACCGCCGCCTGGCCGGCGAAGACCTGATGGCGGGCCGCCCGGCACTCGTCGCCGGCAAGCTCATCCGCCCGGCCGACCTGGGGCTGATCGCCTCGCTCGGCATTGCCGAAGTGGCGGTGCGGCGCCGGTTGCGCGTGGCGTTCTTTTCCACCGGCGACGAATTGCGCTCGGTCGGCGAACCGCTGGCGCAAGGCTGCGTCTACGACAGCAACCGCTACACGCTGTTCGGCATGCTCACGCGCCTTGGCTGCGAGCTGGTGGACATGGGCCTCGTGAAGGACGACCCGGCGGCGCTGGAAGCGGCGCTGCGCGACGCATGCCACAGCGCGGATGCCATCGTCACCTCCGGCGGCGTGTCGGCCGGCGCCGCCGACTACACGCGCGACATCATGGCGCGCCTGGGCGACGTGGCGTTCTGGACGATCGGCATGCGCCCCGGCCGGCCGATGGCGTTCGGCCGCATCGGCGCCGATGGCCGCGAGGCCTTCCTGTTCGGCCTTCCCGGCAATCCCGTGGCCGTGATGGTGTCGTTCTACTTCTTCGCCCGCCCCGCCCTGCTGCGCATGATGGGCGCCGATGCGCCGGCCGACCTGCTGGTACAGGCGTGCTCCGCCGAACCGATCCGCAAGCGCCAGGGGCGTACCGAATTCCAGCGCGGGGTGCTGTCCATTGCGCCCGATGGCAAGCGCGAGGTGCGGATTACCGGCGCGCAGGGGTCCGGCATCCTGCGTTCGATGACGGAAGCGAACTGCATCGTCGTGCTGCCGGACGAGCGCGGCAACGTGGCCGCGGGTGAACCGGTGGAAGTGCTGCTGTTCGAGGGGCTGGTCTGA
- the moaA gene encoding GTP 3',8-cyclase MoaA, with amino-acid sequence MTEKIILLHDGRSRPPAIPAAFEAPTGELRDRLARPLRDLRISITDRCNFRCVYCMPKEVFDKDYQYLPHSSLLTFEEITRLARQFVAHGVEKIRLTGGEPLLRKNIERLIEMLTALRTVDGKPLDLTLTTNGSLLARKAKSLKAAGLQRVTVSLDALDDATFRAMNDVDFAVADVLEGIEAAHDAGLGPIKVNMVVKAGTNEQEILPMARHFHGTPHILRFIEFMDVGASNGWNMKDVIPSAEIVRRIHAELPLVQVDPNYTGETAARWRYADGGGEVGVISSVTQAFCRDCTRARLSTEGKLYTCLFATQGHDLRALLRDGHSDEELAAAVGALWQARGDRYSELRTINTDGLSGSAARKVEMSYIGG; translated from the coding sequence ATGACCGAAAAGATCATCCTCCTCCACGACGGCCGCAGCCGGCCGCCGGCCATTCCCGCCGCGTTTGAAGCACCCACCGGCGAATTGCGCGACCGCCTGGCGCGGCCCCTTCGCGACCTGCGCATCTCGATCACCGACCGCTGCAACTTCCGCTGCGTGTACTGCATGCCGAAGGAAGTGTTCGACAAGGATTACCAGTACCTGCCCCACTCGTCGCTGCTGACGTTCGAGGAAATCACGCGCCTGGCGCGCCAGTTCGTCGCGCACGGCGTCGAGAAGATCCGGCTGACCGGCGGCGAACCGCTGCTGCGCAAGAATATCGAACGGCTGATCGAAATGCTGACCGCGTTGCGCACCGTCGACGGCAAGCCGCTCGACCTCACGCTGACGACGAATGGCTCGCTGCTCGCGCGCAAGGCGAAATCGCTGAAGGCCGCGGGCCTGCAACGGGTGACCGTGTCGCTGGACGCGCTCGACGATGCCACGTTCCGCGCCATGAACGACGTGGACTTCGCCGTTGCCGACGTGCTCGAAGGTATCGAAGCCGCCCATGATGCCGGCCTGGGGCCGATCAAGGTGAACATGGTGGTCAAAGCCGGCACCAACGAACAGGAAATCCTGCCGATGGCGCGGCATTTCCATGGCACCCCGCACATCCTGCGCTTCATCGAGTTCATGGACGTGGGCGCCTCGAACGGCTGGAACATGAAAGACGTGATTCCATCGGCCGAGATCGTTCGCCGGATCCACGCCGAACTGCCACTGGTGCAGGTGGACCCGAACTACACGGGCGAGACGGCGGCACGCTGGCGCTATGCCGATGGCGGCGGCGAGGTTGGCGTCATTTCCAGCGTCACGCAGGCGTTCTGCCGGGACTGCACGCGGGCGCGCCTGTCCACCGAAGGCAAGTTGTACACCTGCCTGTTCGCCACGCAGGGCCACGACCTGCGCGCCCTGCTGCGTGACGGGCACAGCGACGAGGAGCTGGCCGCCGCGGTCGGCGCGCTGTGGCAGGCGCGCGGCGACCGTTATTCCGAGCTGCGCACCATCAACACGGACGGGCTGTCCGGCAGTGCCGCGCGCAAGGTCGAGATGTCCTACATTGGTGGTTAA
- the chrA gene encoding chromate efflux transporter, translating into MTPIPSLSTALRYWLKLGFISFGGPAGQIALMHAELVERRRWISEQRFLHALNYCMLLPGPEATQLAVYIGWLLHRARGGILAGTLFVLPSLLILIGLAWIYLAFGHLPAVAAVLYGIKPAVVALVLAATWRIGRRTLRNGWLASLAGAAFLAIMVDVPFPAVVLAAAVLGWLGGRLRPAAFVPGMPGHGKAIAHHGPAVIDDDTPTPPHARFTWGRLLGASLAGVALMAGSWVAVAALTGLYNPLAQMGWFFTKAALLTFGGAYAVLPYVYQGGVETYGWLTPAQMIDGLALGETTPGPLIMVNAFVGFVGGWRHLVLGDPALSGVAGAVVAAWFTFVPSFIFILAGGPLVEATRGNIGMTAPLTAISAAVVGVIASLAVFFGAHVFHAGGRWDWAALAIAAVAAWALLRWQTGPVKLLGACAIAGLVLHYANEINALVAFSQVR; encoded by the coding sequence ATGACACCAATCCCTTCCCTGTCGACCGCATTGCGCTACTGGCTGAAGCTGGGGTTCATCAGCTTTGGCGGCCCGGCCGGCCAGATCGCGCTGATGCATGCCGAGCTCGTCGAGCGACGGCGCTGGATTTCCGAGCAACGGTTCCTGCATGCACTGAACTATTGCATGCTGCTGCCGGGGCCGGAAGCCACGCAGTTGGCCGTCTATATCGGCTGGCTGCTGCACCGGGCGCGTGGCGGCATCCTGGCCGGCACGCTGTTCGTGCTGCCGTCGCTGCTGATCCTGATCGGGCTGGCGTGGATCTACCTCGCGTTCGGCCACCTGCCCGCCGTCGCGGCCGTGCTGTACGGCATCAAGCCTGCCGTGGTCGCGCTGGTGCTGGCGGCCACCTGGCGCATCGGCCGGCGCACGCTGCGCAACGGCTGGCTGGCGAGCCTTGCCGGTGCCGCGTTCCTGGCCATCATGGTAGACGTGCCCTTCCCCGCCGTCGTGCTGGCTGCCGCCGTGCTGGGCTGGCTGGGCGGGCGGTTGCGGCCGGCCGCGTTCGTGCCGGGCATGCCGGGCCATGGCAAGGCCATCGCCCACCATGGTCCCGCCGTGATCGACGACGACACGCCGACGCCACCGCATGCCCGTTTCACATGGGGCAGGCTGCTGGGCGCGTCCCTGGCGGGTGTTGCTCTCATGGCAGGCAGCTGGGTGGCGGTAGCCGCGCTCACGGGCCTGTACAATCCGCTCGCGCAGATGGGCTGGTTTTTCACGAAGGCGGCCTTGCTGACGTTCGGCGGCGCCTACGCGGTGCTGCCGTATGTCTACCAGGGCGGCGTCGAAACGTATGGCTGGCTCACGCCGGCCCAGATGATCGACGGCCTGGCACTGGGCGAAACGACGCCCGGCCCGCTGATCATGGTGAACGCCTTCGTGGGCTTCGTCGGCGGCTGGCGGCACCTGGTGCTGGGCGATCCGGCCCTGTCCGGCGTGGCTGGCGCGGTGGTGGCGGCATGGTTTACGTTCGTGCCATCGTTCATCTTCATCCTGGCGGGCGGCCCGCTGGTGGAAGCCACGCGCGGCAATATCGGCATGACGGCACCGCTGACAGCGATCTCGGCGGCCGTGGTCGGCGTGATCGCCAGCCTGGCCGTGTTTTTCGGCGCGCACGTGTTCCACGCCGGCGGGCGCTGGGACTGGGCGGCGCTGGCGATCGCCGCGGTGGCGGCCTGGGCGTTGCTGCGCTGGCAAACCGGCCCCGTAAAGTTGCTCGGCGCCTGTGCAATCGCCGGCCTCGTGCTACATTACGCTAATGAAATCAACGCTTTAGTAGCGTTTAGCCAAGTCAGATAA
- a CDS encoding Rne/Rng family ribonuclease: protein MKRMLFNATQQEELRVAIVDGQKLIDIDIETAGREQRKSNIYKGVITRIEPSLEACFVSYGEDRHGFLPFKEVARSYFREGCDVRNATIKEALREGQEIVVQVEKEERGNKGAALTSFISLAGRYLVLMPNNPRGGGVSRRVEGEERQELRETMDKLDLPQGMSVIARTAGIGRNVDELQWDLNYLMQLWRAIEGASKSASGAFLIYQESSLVIRAIRDYYQPDIGEILIDTDEIYEQAHQFMSHVMPDMVHRVKRYSDDVPLFSRFQIEHQIETAYSRTVPLPSGGAIVIDHTEALVSVDVNSARATRGSDIETTAFHTNCEAAEEVARQLRLRDLGGLIVIDFIDMEVSKNQREVEQRLKDALHHDRARVQMGKISRFGLMELSRQRLRPSLSEGSHVTCPRCSGTGHIRDTESSALQVLRIIQEEAMKENSAAIHVQVPVDVAAFLLNEKRGEVLKIENRHRITVILVPNKHLDTPHYKLERIKHDDPRLEEMAASYTMAEQAETDMGFAKRQKEEQKPRQEAVVKTITPSQPAPIVDRTPAPEAVKPVVAPAPVTAPAPAEKGFFAKLVSFFTGKTEEPAPPTAPAIVTKPAVAPAERADKNGRAPRGRNPRGPKEREPGARDEAAKPVTEARPPRPPRPPREPREKLEKFADKAGEKVETAEGAVAPRERAERPERAERPPREPREPREVRPPREPREPREPKAQPAEAKADELALAATGVGPVGTGTGTIAPVAAPAIEAPSLVKSVANTGPEGEDLEAGEGGDEPRRRRRRGGRNRNRREREGGEGIDGIESADEFGTSATEGDTIKAITATVVAGEAQAAAREEAAAFAGTPVAPAPAEPVAAAAIDAVEQAPVAAEPVQGAPAAEVQAATADVPATQPVAVEPAEAEIVQAPATEALPPVTEAPAVTVAVEPAEAEIVQAPAEETLAPVTVAAAPVAVEPAEAEIVQAPAAEPVPQAEAPAAETPAAAETAPVAETAMVVPAAAEIATAEAVAAEAVATQAIPVAAPVAQQAAAEAPAPAPASVAPAPAQPAAAATDLQSILAAAGLQMAATDPAKLRAAQEAAAHEEAPARVRRTRRPAPQVADEPLVQVDTRR from the coding sequence ATGAAACGCATGTTGTTCAACGCTACGCAGCAGGAAGAGCTGCGCGTAGCCATTGTCGATGGCCAGAAACTGATCGACATCGACATCGAAACCGCTGGACGCGAGCAGCGCAAGTCCAACATCTACAAAGGCGTCATTACCCGGATCGAGCCATCGCTGGAAGCCTGCTTCGTCAGCTACGGCGAAGACCGCCACGGTTTCCTGCCGTTCAAGGAAGTGGCCCGCAGCTACTTCCGTGAAGGCTGCGACGTGCGCAACGCCACCATCAAGGAAGCGCTGCGCGAGGGCCAGGAGATCGTTGTCCAGGTAGAGAAGGAAGAGCGCGGCAACAAGGGCGCCGCCCTCACCTCGTTCATCTCGCTGGCCGGCCGCTACCTGGTGCTGATGCCGAACAACCCGCGCGGCGGCGGCGTATCGCGCCGTGTCGAGGGCGAAGAGCGCCAGGAACTGCGCGAAACGATGGACAAGCTCGATTTGCCGCAGGGCATGTCCGTGATTGCCCGCACCGCCGGCATCGGCCGCAATGTCGATGAACTGCAGTGGGACCTGAATTACCTGATGCAGCTGTGGCGCGCGATCGAAGGCGCGTCGAAATCCGCATCGGGCGCCTTCCTGATCTACCAGGAATCGTCGCTCGTGATCCGCGCCATCCGCGATTACTACCAGCCGGATATCGGCGAGATCCTGATCGATACGGACGAGATCTACGAACAGGCGCACCAGTTCATGAGCCACGTGATGCCCGACATGGTGCATCGCGTGAAGCGCTACAGCGACGACGTGCCGCTGTTCTCGCGTTTCCAGATCGAACACCAGATCGAAACGGCCTACAGCCGCACCGTGCCGCTGCCTTCCGGCGGCGCCATCGTGATCGACCACACCGAAGCACTGGTGTCCGTGGACGTCAACTCGGCCCGCGCCACCCGCGGCTCCGACATCGAGACCACTGCCTTCCACACCAACTGCGAAGCGGCCGAGGAAGTGGCCCGCCAGCTGCGCCTGCGCGACCTGGGTGGCCTGATCGTCATCGACTTCATCGACATGGAAGTGTCGAAGAACCAGCGCGAAGTGGAACAGCGCCTGAAGGATGCGCTGCACCACGACCGTGCGCGCGTCCAGATGGGCAAGATTTCGCGCTTCGGCCTGATGGAACTGTCGCGCCAGCGCCTGCGCCCTTCGCTGTCCGAAGGGTCGCACGTGACGTGCCCGCGCTGCTCCGGCACCGGTCACATCCGCGATACCGAATCGTCCGCCCTGCAGGTGCTGCGCATCATCCAGGAAGAGGCGATGAAGGAAAACAGCGCCGCGATCCACGTGCAGGTGCCGGTCGACGTGGCCGCCTTCCTGCTGAACGAAAAGCGCGGCGAAGTGCTCAAGATCGAGAACCGCCACCGCATTACCGTGATCCTGGTGCCGAACAAGCACCTCGACACGCCGCACTACAAGCTCGAACGCATCAAGCACGACGACCCGCGCCTCGAAGAGATGGCCGCCAGCTACACGATGGCCGAGCAGGCGGAAACCGACATGGGCTTCGCCAAGCGCCAGAAGGAAGAGCAGAAGCCGCGCCAGGAAGCCGTCGTCAAGACGATCACGCCAAGCCAGCCGGCCCCGATCGTGGACCGCACGCCGGCACCGGAAGCGGTAAAACCGGTGGTGGCGCCGGCCCCGGTCACCGCCCCTGCCCCGGCCGAGAAAGGCTTCTTTGCCAAACTGGTGTCGTTCTTCACGGGCAAGACCGAAGAACCGGCACCGCCGACGGCCCCGGCCATCGTCACGAAGCCGGCCGTTGCACCGGCCGAGCGCGCCGACAAGAATGGCCGTGCCCCGCGTGGCCGCAATCCGCGCGGCCCGAAGGAACGCGAACCGGGTGCCCGCGACGAGGCAGCGAAGCCGGTGACGGAGGCACGCCCGCCACGCCCGCCGCGCCCACCGCGCGAACCGCGTGAAAAGCTGGAGAAATTCGCCGACAAGGCTGGCGAAAAAGTGGAAACGGCCGAAGGCGCCGTGGCGCCGCGTGAACGTGCCGAGCGCCCGGAACGGGCGGAACGCCCGCCGCGTGAACCGCGTGAGCCCCGCGAAGTGCGCCCGCCGCGCGAACCGCGCGAGCCGCGTGAACCGAAAGCCCAGCCTGCCGAAGCCAAAGCCGACGAACTGGCGCTGGCCGCCACCGGCGTCGGCCCGGTCGGCACGGGCACCGGTACCATTGCACCGGTCGCAGCCCCAGCCATCGAGGCGCCGAGCCTCGTGAAGTCGGTTGCCAACACCGGGCCGGAAGGCGAAGACCTGGAAGCGGGCGAAGGCGGCGATGAACCGCGCCGCCGCCGCCGCCGTGGTGGCCGCAACCGTAACCGCCGCGAGCGCGAGGGTGGCGAAGGCATCGACGGTATCGAGTCCGCCGACGAGTTCGGCACCAGCGCAACCGAAGGCGACACGATCAAGGCCATTACCGCCACGGTCGTTGCCGGGGAAGCGCAAGCCGCGGCGCGCGAAGAGGCTGCCGCATTCGCCGGCACACCGGTAGCACCGGCTCCCGCTGAGCCCGTGGCCGCCGCCGCGATCGACGCTGTCGAGCAGGCACCGGTGGCAGCGGAGCCGGTCCAGGGCGCGCCAGCGGCCGAAGTGCAAGCCGCCACGGCCGACGTGCCGGCAACGCAGCCGGTTGCTGTCGAGCCTGCTGAAGCGGAAATCGTCCAGGCGCCGGCCACCGAAGCGCTGCCGCCGGTAACGGAAGCGCCAGCCGTCACGGTTGCCGTCGAACCTGCCGAAGCGGAAATCGTGCAGGCACCGGCCGAGGAAACGCTCGCGCCCGTAACAGTCGCCGCCGCTCCAGTGGCCGTCGAACCCGCCGAAGCGGAAATCGTGCAGGCCCCAGCCGCCGAACCAGTACCACAAGCTGAGGCACCGGCAGCCGAAACGCCGGCCGCCGCCGAGACGGCACCGGTGGCGGAAACCGCCATGGTCGTGCCTGCCGCCGCCGAGATTGCTACAGCCGAGGCGGTTGCCGCCGAAGCCGTGGCAACCCAGGCGATCCCGGTTGCCGCGCCGGTCGCGCAGCAAGCCGCCGCGGAAGCGCCTGCACCTGCTCCGGCATCTGTTGCTCCAGCTCCGGCGCAGCCGGCCGCCGCGGCGACGGACCTGCAATCGATCCTGGCAGCCGCCGGCCTGCAGATGGCCGCGACTGACCCGGCCAAGCTGCGTGCCGCGCAGGAAGCGGCCGCGCACGAGGAGGCACCTGCGCGGGTGCGCCGTACCCGCAGGCCCGCGCCACAGGTGGCGGACGAGCCGCTGGTGCAGGTGGACACCCGACGCTGA
- a CDS encoding RluA family pseudouridine synthase, with protein sequence MKDLERFSGKTTQKPRQSAAASSPQTVLPQAQFVTIGEEEAGQRIDNYLLRVCKGVPKSHVYRILRSGEVRVNKGRIDQLYRLVAGDIVRIPPVRMAEKPDNVVPAAEFPIIYEDAHLLVIDKPAGVAVHGGSGVSFGVIEQLRSARPDAKFLELVHRLDRETSGLLLLAKKRSALTSLHEQMRDGETDKRYLVLATGDWKNKRQHVKAPLHKYTTGDGERRVAVMETGMPSHTVFTLLRKYKDFALLEAELKTGRTHQIRVHLQSTGFPIAGDDKYGDFAQNKALQKRPVPLKRMFLHAHQITFRHPDSGKIMTLNAPLAPECEKFLVSLGQPDNSALQ encoded by the coding sequence ATGAAGGACTTAGAGAGATTTTCTGGGAAGACAACCCAAAAGCCCCGGCAAAGCGCCGCGGCGTCTTCCCCACAAACAGTCCTGCCCCAAGCACAATTCGTGACGATCGGCGAAGAAGAGGCCGGACAGCGTATTGATAACTACTTGTTGCGTGTTTGCAAAGGTGTGCCGAAGAGTCACGTCTATCGCATCCTGCGGTCCGGTGAAGTGCGTGTGAACAAGGGCCGGATCGACCAGTTGTACCGTCTGGTGGCGGGTGACATTGTGCGTATTCCGCCTGTACGTATGGCGGAGAAGCCGGACAATGTGGTGCCTGCCGCCGAATTTCCCATCATTTACGAGGATGCGCACCTGCTCGTGATCGACAAGCCGGCCGGCGTGGCCGTGCATGGCGGTTCCGGTGTGTCGTTCGGCGTGATCGAGCAGTTGCGCTCCGCCCGCCCCGATGCAAAATTCCTCGAACTGGTGCACCGGCTGGACCGGGAAACCTCGGGGCTGCTGCTGCTGGCGAAAAAACGCTCCGCGCTGACCAGCCTGCATGAGCAGATGCGCGACGGCGAGACGGACAAGCGTTACCTCGTGCTGGCCACCGGCGACTGGAAAAACAAGCGCCAGCATGTAAAAGCGCCATTGCACAAATACACCACGGGCGATGGCGAGCGCCGGGTCGCAGTCATGGAAACCGGCATGCCTTCGCATACCGTCTTCACGCTGCTGAGAAAATACAAGGACTTCGCGCTGCTCGAGGCGGAGTTGAAGACCGGCCGCACGCACCAGATCCGTGTGCACCTGCAGTCGACCGGCTTTCCGATTGCCGGCGACGACAAATATGGCGACTTTGCCCAGAACAAGGCGCTGCAGAAGCGGCCCGTGCCACTGAAGCGCATGTTCCTGCATGCCCACCAGATTACCTTCCGCCATCCCGACAGCGGGAAAATCATGACGCTGAACGCGCCCCTTGCCCCCGAATGCGAAAAATTCTTGGTAAGCTTGGGCCAACCCGATAACTCTGCTCTGCAATAG
- a CDS encoding HAD-IIIA family hydrolase, protein MARKQFDLIVFDWDGTLMDSTATIVKSIQSAARDLGLPIPSRDAASHVIGLGLSEAMQKVLGPDVDPKYYPRMVERYRYHYLTKDHELTLFDGVPELLAELTQQGYFLAVATGKSRVGLNRALDAAKLLSTFHATRCADETFSKPHPAMLQELTRELGQDLRRTVMIGDTTHDLMMAQNAGSAGIAVEYGAHPVDQLHACRPVFSAKNVPELHAWLSANA, encoded by the coding sequence ATGGCAAGAAAGCAATTTGACCTGATCGTTTTCGATTGGGACGGCACCTTGATGGACAGTACTGCAACCATCGTGAAAAGCATCCAGTCGGCGGCCAGGGACCTGGGCCTGCCGATTCCATCGCGCGATGCCGCGTCGCACGTGATTGGCCTGGGCCTGTCGGAAGCCATGCAGAAGGTGCTCGGTCCCGACGTGGATCCGAAATATTACCCGCGCATGGTCGAACGCTATCGGTATCACTATTTGACAAAGGACCATGAGTTGACGCTGTTCGACGGCGTGCCCGAACTGCTGGCAGAATTGACGCAGCAGGGATACTTCCTGGCGGTGGCCACCGGCAAGAGCCGCGTGGGCCTGAATCGCGCACTGGACGCGGCCAAGCTGCTGTCGACATTCCATGCCACCCGCTGCGCGGATGAAACGTTCTCGAAGCCGCACCCGGCGATGCTGCAGGAGCTGACGCGTGAATTGGGCCAGGACCTGCGCCGCACCGTGATGATCGGCGATACCACGCACGACCTGATGATGGCGCAAAACGCCGGTTCGGCCGGCATCGCCGTCGAATACGGCGCCCACCCGGTCGACCAGCTGCACGCATGCCGGCCCGTATTTTCCGCGAAGAACGTGCCGGAACTGCATGCCTGGCTGAGTGCCAATGCCTGA
- a CDS encoding Rieske (2Fe-2S) protein produces MSNDILICAADAVPDGGKGIRFAVLAGGEPATAFVIRHGGTAYAYLNRCAHVPIELDWNEGEFFESSGLYLMCSTHGAVYIPSSGQCAGGPCRGGRLRPVALAERDGNLYWQPDDYIRPPTTVL; encoded by the coding sequence GTGAGCAACGATATCCTGATCTGCGCAGCCGATGCGGTGCCGGACGGCGGCAAGGGCATTCGGTTTGCCGTGCTGGCCGGCGGTGAACCGGCCACGGCGTTCGTCATCCGGCATGGCGGTACTGCCTACGCATACCTGAACCGGTGCGCGCACGTGCCTATCGAGCTGGACTGGAACGAAGGCGAGTTCTTTGAATCCAGCGGCCTGTACCTGATGTGCTCCACACATGGTGCCGTGTACATTCCCAGCAGTGGCCAATGCGCTGGCGGCCCGTGCCGCGGTGGCCGGCTGCGGCCCGTGGCGCTGGCCGAGCGCGACGGCAACCTGTACTGGCAACCGGACGACTACATCCGCCCTCCAACAACAGTTCTATGA